The following coding sequences lie in one Porphyromonas asaccharolytica DSM 20707 genomic window:
- the fic gene encoding protein adenylyltransferase Fic produces the protein MSKISIRFFNDREVRAVWDETESKWWFSVLDIIGVLNDQDDYNKNRNYWKYLKTKLKRKESEVVSATNQLKLLAPDGKKRLTDTLDDKGVVALAQSFPNDRAMRFVKWFVGGEETIDGRSRSKAYALFESNLLDSIEVGTVQGLQQIHAYLFGGLYDFAGQIRQVNIAKGGFQFAMAQYLPDTLTSIEQMPEQTWEQIIDKYVEMNIAHPFREGNGRATRIWLDLMLKKQLGLCVDWSQVDKYTYLEAMRASVADATSLKCLLHAALTDKVNDRETFMKGIDYSYYYEQED, from the coding sequence ATGAGCAAGATCTCGATACGATTTTTCAATGACCGAGAGGTGCGAGCCGTTTGGGACGAGACTGAGTCTAAGTGGTGGTTCTCTGTGTTGGACATCATAGGAGTGCTCAACGACCAAGACGATTACAACAAAAACAGGAACTACTGGAAGTATCTAAAGACGAAACTCAAGAGGAAGGAAAGTGAAGTGGTTAGTGCCACTAACCAGTTGAAACTCCTCGCTCCCGATGGAAAGAAGCGACTAACGGACACCCTCGATGACAAAGGAGTCGTGGCTCTCGCACAGAGCTTTCCCAATGATCGGGCTATGCGCTTCGTGAAGTGGTTTGTGGGCGGAGAGGAAACTATTGATGGGCGCAGTCGCTCCAAAGCGTATGCCCTTTTTGAAAGCAACCTCTTAGACAGTATCGAAGTGGGTACGGTGCAAGGGCTGCAACAGATACATGCCTATCTATTCGGTGGACTTTACGACTTTGCAGGACAGATCAGGCAAGTCAATATCGCCAAAGGTGGATTTCAGTTTGCTATGGCTCAGTACCTACCTGACACCCTTACTAGTATAGAGCAAATGCCAGAGCAGACATGGGAGCAGATTATTGATAAGTATGTGGAGATGAATATCGCTCATCCTTTTAGGGAAGGTAATGGGCGTGCCACACGTATTTGGCTCGACTTAATGCTCAAGAAGCAACTTGGGCTGTGTGTGGACTGGAGCCAAGTGGATAAATATACCTATCTCGAAGCTATGAGAGCCAGTGTGGCAGATGCCACAAGCTTGAAATGTCTACTACACGCTGCGCTTACGGATAAGGTAAACGATAGAGAGACTTTTATGAAGGGGATCGACTACTCGTATTATTACGAGCAAGAAGACTGA
- the cas8c gene encoding type I-C CRISPR-associated protein Cas8c/Csd1, whose product MILQALYNYYEAMRKAHRIATPGLEVKPIRWVIVIREDGSFVRLKNLKDPSDKKSKGQDYLVPAGLKRSGKCPPAQPFWDNRKYILGYEESAEGVSPCTDRLEDFKRLMAEIAELYPDNASFQAVCRFYEHYLGDEMPLPEDAHTERILASDWMTFQLQGDTELLATQDDAHDYTAQAYNTEENLGTCLITGEKKSLASFHARIVAPGSQAGATIASFNDPAYLSYGKKQGENAPISKYASFAHTTALNDLLRNEQTRYTLGDISYVFWNSNLDDPSINETFRTVIFEGVKDDDAQEPSDTDDEQPKRKGKSKKKAPNPTRETYKVLEQFKAIRGNRGQGQHWEDERQFYVLGLTAGGRITIKYWQQGTVSEIFDRVYQHLVDMNIIRRDGNVDEENPPLRSLYGIVKSVSSPSKSSTFAMNLVQSIVESVLNGTPYPMTLQQACINRITKERAVSELRAAILKGCINRKARIYKHLKELDMALDKQNDNIAYLAGRLFAVLEQIQQASLGKGVNATIRDRFYTSASTRPNMVMGRLIALSNHHLSKLRKEKPGLAVNLEKLLGEIFALIPAEVPTFPATFSLDEQSLFAVGYYHQKVDTYKKEDTNNSTEETEQ is encoded by the coding sequence ATGATCCTACAAGCACTATACAACTACTACGAGGCGATGCGCAAGGCTCATCGTATAGCAACTCCTGGACTAGAGGTCAAGCCCATTCGCTGGGTTATCGTCATTCGAGAAGATGGATCTTTCGTTCGACTGAAAAACCTCAAAGATCCAAGCGACAAGAAGAGCAAGGGGCAGGACTATCTAGTTCCAGCTGGACTAAAGCGTAGCGGTAAGTGTCCACCTGCACAACCCTTTTGGGACAATCGCAAGTATATCCTAGGGTATGAAGAGAGTGCCGAAGGGGTGTCACCCTGCACGGATCGACTAGAGGACTTCAAGCGACTCATGGCTGAGATCGCTGAACTGTACCCAGACAATGCCAGCTTTCAGGCGGTCTGTCGCTTCTACGAGCACTACCTCGGCGACGAGATGCCTCTGCCCGAGGATGCTCACACCGAGCGCATCTTAGCGTCAGACTGGATGACCTTCCAGCTACAAGGTGACACAGAGCTCTTAGCTACACAAGATGATGCACATGATTATACCGCTCAAGCCTATAATACAGAGGAAAACCTAGGCACATGTCTCATCACGGGAGAGAAAAAGTCCCTAGCGTCATTTCACGCTCGGATTGTAGCCCCTGGCTCTCAGGCGGGTGCAACGATAGCTAGCTTCAACGATCCAGCCTACCTTTCCTATGGTAAGAAGCAGGGCGAGAATGCGCCAATCTCTAAGTACGCATCCTTTGCCCACACCACGGCTCTCAACGACTTGCTCCGCAATGAGCAGACACGCTATACGCTTGGAGATATAAGCTATGTCTTTTGGAATTCGAATCTTGACGATCCTAGTATCAATGAGACCTTTCGTACCGTAATCTTCGAAGGCGTAAAGGATGACGATGCCCAGGAGCCGTCCGACACAGATGATGAGCAACCTAAGCGAAAAGGGAAGAGTAAAAAGAAAGCTCCGAACCCGACGCGGGAAACCTACAAAGTACTTGAGCAGTTCAAAGCTATTCGTGGCAATCGAGGTCAAGGGCAGCATTGGGAGGATGAGAGACAGTTTTACGTACTCGGACTCACAGCTGGCGGACGCATCACCATCAAGTATTGGCAGCAGGGAACGGTGTCGGAGATCTTCGACAGAGTCTACCAGCACCTTGTCGATATGAACATCATTCGCAGGGATGGCAACGTGGACGAGGAGAACCCGCCCCTACGCTCCCTATATGGTATCGTGAAGAGTGTCTCCTCGCCCTCCAAGTCTAGCACCTTTGCCATGAACCTTGTGCAAAGCATCGTTGAGAGCGTTCTCAATGGTACCCCTTACCCTATGACCCTCCAGCAGGCCTGCATCAACCGTATCACGAAGGAGCGTGCGGTCTCCGAACTACGAGCAGCCATCCTCAAGGGTTGCATCAACCGCAAAGCAAGAATATACAAACATCTAAAAGAACTAGATATGGCTTTAGACAAGCAAAACGACAACATCGCTTACCTCGCAGGACGCCTCTTTGCTGTCCTCGAGCAGATCCAGCAAGCTTCACTAGGTAAGGGAGTCAATGCGACCATCCGAGATCGCTTTTACACCAGTGCCTCCACACGTCCCAATATGGTGATGGGAAGACTCATCGCACTATCCAACCACCACCTAAGCAAGTTACGCAAGGAGAAGCCTGGACTAGCCGTGAATCTCGAGAAGCTCCTCGGAGAGATCTTCGCACTGATTCCTGCAGAGGTCCCCACATTCCCGGCGACTTTTTCACTAGATGAGCAGAGCCTCTTTGCAGTAGGCTACTATCATCAGAAAGTCGACACGTACAAGAAGGAAGATACAAATAACTCAACCGAAGAAACAGAACAATAA
- a CDS encoding NfeD family protein, whose translation MFNSPIYFWLIAGLLLLLVELLTPGFVVACFGIGALLAILPAALGASITWQVITFCIGSILALLLLRPMVCRLSRNKETARTGIEALYGRTARVTECIDASRETGRVAVDGDNWRARTVAPDMVIPRGEMVRIVSNDSIVMIVEPITETAE comes from the coding sequence ATGTTTAACTCTCCCATCTACTTCTGGCTCATCGCTGGGCTACTGCTCCTACTCGTTGAACTACTCACGCCCGGCTTCGTCGTCGCCTGCTTTGGCATAGGAGCTTTGCTGGCGATCCTGCCCGCAGCTCTCGGAGCCTCTATTACTTGGCAGGTGATTACCTTTTGTATCGGATCGATCCTCGCCCTTTTGCTCCTGCGTCCTATGGTTTGTCGCCTCAGTCGCAACAAGGAGACCGCCCGTACCGGCATAGAGGCACTCTACGGGCGCACGGCACGTGTCACCGAGTGCATAGACGCTAGTCGTGAAACGGGACGCGTCGCCGTGGACGGGGACAATTGGCGCGCCCGCACGGTGGCACCCGATATGGTGATCCCACGTGGCGAGATGGTGCGCATCGTCAGCAATGACAGCATCGTCATGATCGTCGAGCCTATCACAGAAACAGCTGAATAA
- the cas2 gene encoding CRISPR-associated endonuclease Cas2, with product MYLLVTYDVNTASPDGAKRLRQVAKICQNYGQRVQNSVFECLVSPAQRVELEAALTDTINLSSDSLRIYHLGTNYQSKITTIGKTKGVDPEGVLLI from the coding sequence ATGTACCTACTTGTAACCTACGACGTGAATACCGCCTCGCCTGACGGAGCTAAGCGACTTCGCCAAGTGGCGAAGATATGCCAAAACTACGGCCAGCGTGTCCAAAACTCAGTCTTCGAATGTCTCGTCTCTCCTGCCCAAAGAGTAGAGCTGGAGGCTGCGCTCACGGACACGATCAACCTATCGAGCGACTCCCTGCGCATCTACCACCTCGGCACCAACTACCAGTCTAAGATCACCACCATTGGCAAGACGAAAGGCGTAGATCCCGAGGGCGTGTTGCTCATATAG
- the cas1c gene encoding type I-C CRISPR-associated endonuclease Cas1c, translating to MRKLLNTLYILTPNVYLLKDGTNVVARIDGEETFRIPIHNLEGIITFSYMGASPGLMQLCVQEGVKLTFLTPTGRYIGSLEGPTRGNVLLRRTQFRIADDEPAAAHFAALFISAKIANQRSVLGRYLRDYHPTESVEVSFQEALSQLKSLQKSLVYKRDRMTVMGVEGLAAQQYFALFHHLIRRPEFTFEGRSRRPPRDETNALLSFFYTILAHEVTAALETVGLDPYVGFLHTDRPGRASLALDLMEELRAYLVDRFVLTVINKRQVAPSDFIAQGENGYILRDEPRKELLAAWQQRKREEIMHPFLQERIPIGLLPYAQALLLARCLRGDLDDYPVFLIQS from the coding sequence ATGAGAAAGCTACTCAACACCCTCTATATCCTTACGCCCAATGTCTACCTGCTCAAGGACGGCACCAATGTCGTGGCGCGCATAGATGGCGAGGAAACCTTTCGTATACCGATACACAACCTCGAGGGGATCATCACATTCTCCTATATGGGTGCTTCGCCAGGGCTGATGCAGCTCTGCGTGCAGGAGGGTGTCAAGCTCACATTCCTTACACCCACAGGTCGCTATATCGGTTCGCTAGAGGGACCCACGAGGGGCAACGTCCTCCTGAGACGTACGCAGTTCCGCATCGCTGACGACGAACCAGCTGCAGCGCACTTCGCCGCACTATTTATCTCGGCCAAGATAGCCAACCAGCGATCAGTTCTGGGTCGCTACCTGCGTGACTACCACCCGACGGAGAGCGTGGAGGTGAGCTTCCAGGAGGCACTCAGCCAACTAAAGTCTTTGCAAAAAAGCTTAGTTTACAAGCGAGACCGCATGACCGTTATGGGCGTAGAGGGCTTAGCGGCGCAGCAATACTTTGCTCTCTTTCACCACCTCATACGGCGACCAGAGTTCACCTTCGAGGGACGGTCGCGACGACCGCCTCGCGATGAGACCAATGCATTGCTCTCATTTTTCTACACCATCCTCGCCCATGAGGTCACGGCAGCACTTGAGACCGTAGGGCTGGACCCCTACGTGGGCTTCCTCCATACGGACAGACCAGGCAGAGCAAGCCTTGCTCTAGACCTTATGGAGGAGCTACGCGCCTACCTCGTGGACCGCTTCGTCTTGACCGTCATCAACAAGCGACAGGTCGCACCCTCAGACTTTATCGCCCAGGGCGAAAACGGATACATCCTCAGAGACGAGCCCCGCAAAGAACTCCTAGCCGCGTGGCAGCAGCGCAAACGAGAGGAGATCATGCACCCTTTCCTTCAGGAGCGCATACCCATAGGACTGCTCCCCTATGCTCAGGCGTTGCTCCTAGCCCGATGCCTACGAGGAGACCTCGATGACTACCCTGTCTTTCTAATCCAAAGCTGA
- a CDS encoding CRISPR-associated helicase/endonuclease Cas3: MSNTKQIAHVRALEDGSYETQPLLDHLHGVAELAQSYAERITDDPELGEIGYLLGLLHDLGKYQEGFQRYIRQQSGLDPTLNGWRTPHSPAGARYAYNLKQVGGNQQLLKILSLCIGAHHRGLYDDSEWRGQVVDSSDTKRAVANLVKGLRPEASQLEELLHKASLDKATKAWNKIEEDDYQLLVRMLFSCLVDADFLDTERFMTPDKSLVRQSAKASLEQMRAQLEEYVSHFNREGRINEARAAFLDQCRNHGRTAQRKIYSLTLPTGAGKTVSSMMWALEHAIAQGCERIIYVIPYTSIITQTAQTFRDIFGADQVLEHHSDVDAKERPDEAMEYTKLMTENWDVPLVVTTNVQFFESLYAHRVSRCRKLHNICNSVVVFDEVQMFPPRLLNPILRVVESLHFAFRVEPLFCTATLPVFDKDILSDSKRIGHEFFFLEEPIQEVVPYDAERFAPFDKVRYHWDLLKLSTEELAERLAQHESFLCIVNSRKDAARLYTALQAQDKSGEGLIHLSRRMCSAHIQERIEEIRRRLKAGEPVRVVSTQLVEAGVDLDFPVVYRAMAGLDSVMQAAGRCNREGRMAEPGEVYIFRLDETVSLGEMSWAQGALEDLLDRLAEQGAPQREEIERYYKAFYNDVDCFDNKRDKEVSKLLWNVNDDRCEGLRFDYETASENFRYIENQDIPIVIPYTDEGKAIIKKLQNNLPLTRQEYRQMNRLTVGLKRKDCLTLEGSVSVSDSGIAYLTDDKLYSTETGIQIIDRTLIFTTA, from the coding sequence ATGAGCAACACAAAGCAGATAGCCCACGTAAGGGCTCTAGAGGATGGCTCCTACGAGACGCAGCCTCTCTTAGATCATCTACACGGAGTCGCGGAGCTGGCGCAGAGCTATGCTGAGCGCATCACCGATGACCCAGAGCTTGGCGAGATCGGTTACCTGCTGGGACTCCTGCACGACTTGGGCAAGTACCAGGAGGGCTTCCAGCGCTACATACGTCAGCAGTCCGGTTTAGATCCTACGCTCAACGGGTGGCGCACCCCGCACAGCCCCGCAGGAGCACGCTACGCCTACAACTTAAAGCAAGTGGGCGGTAATCAGCAGCTTCTCAAGATCCTCTCGCTCTGCATCGGGGCTCACCATCGAGGACTCTACGATGACTCCGAGTGGCGAGGACAAGTTGTTGACTCTAGTGATACTAAGCGAGCAGTGGCAAACCTAGTCAAGGGACTCCGACCTGAGGCGAGCCAGCTTGAGGAGCTTCTCCACAAAGCCTCTCTGGACAAGGCTACTAAGGCATGGAACAAGATCGAGGAGGATGACTACCAGCTACTGGTTCGTATGCTTTTCTCCTGTTTGGTAGACGCCGACTTCCTCGACACGGAGCGGTTTATGACTCCCGACAAGAGTCTTGTCCGTCAGAGTGCTAAAGCTTCGCTAGAGCAGATGCGCGCACAGCTAGAGGAGTATGTGTCACACTTCAACCGTGAGGGACGGATCAATGAGGCGCGAGCAGCTTTCCTTGACCAGTGTCGCAACCATGGACGCACGGCTCAGCGAAAGATCTACTCGCTCACGCTCCCCACGGGTGCCGGCAAGACGGTCTCCTCGATGATGTGGGCTCTAGAACATGCCATAGCGCAAGGGTGTGAGCGCATCATCTACGTCATCCCCTACACCTCGATCATCACCCAGACAGCGCAAACCTTTAGGGACATCTTTGGGGCGGATCAAGTGCTGGAGCATCACTCAGATGTAGATGCCAAGGAGCGACCTGACGAAGCTATGGAGTACACCAAGCTTATGACGGAAAACTGGGACGTGCCGCTCGTCGTGACGACCAACGTGCAGTTCTTCGAGTCGCTCTATGCTCACCGTGTGAGTCGCTGTCGCAAGCTACACAACATTTGCAACTCGGTCGTTGTCTTTGACGAGGTCCAGATGTTTCCCCCTCGGCTACTCAACCCGATCCTGCGTGTGGTGGAGAGTCTGCACTTCGCCTTCCGTGTGGAGCCTCTCTTCTGTACCGCCACGCTACCAGTCTTTGACAAAGATATCCTGTCAGACAGCAAGCGGATCGGTCATGAGTTCTTCTTCCTCGAGGAACCCATTCAGGAGGTTGTACCGTATGATGCCGAGCGCTTTGCACCCTTTGACAAGGTTCGCTACCATTGGGACCTACTTAAGCTCTCTACGGAGGAGTTAGCGGAGCGATTGGCACAGCACGAGAGCTTCCTCTGTATCGTAAACAGTCGCAAGGATGCGGCTCGTCTCTATACCGCTCTGCAAGCTCAAGACAAGTCGGGCGAGGGGCTGATACATCTCTCACGCAGGATGTGCTCGGCACACATTCAGGAGCGCATAGAGGAGATACGCCGTCGCCTGAAGGCTGGAGAGCCGGTGCGCGTCGTCAGCACGCAGCTGGTCGAGGCTGGCGTAGACCTAGACTTCCCCGTGGTCTACCGAGCGATGGCGGGTCTAGACTCGGTCATGCAGGCCGCTGGGCGGTGCAACCGTGAAGGACGTATGGCAGAGCCTGGCGAGGTCTACATCTTTCGCCTTGATGAAACAGTCAGCCTGGGTGAAATGAGCTGGGCGCAAGGTGCTCTGGAGGATCTCCTTGATCGGCTGGCTGAGCAGGGAGCTCCACAGAGAGAGGAGATCGAGCGTTACTACAAGGCGTTCTATAATGATGTCGACTGCTTCGACAATAAGAGAGATAAGGAAGTTTCCAAACTGCTTTGGAATGTGAATGACGATCGATGTGAAGGGCTACGCTTCGACTATGAGACAGCGAGCGAGAACTTTAGATACATAGAGAATCAGGATATTCCGATCGTCATTCCTTACACCGATGAGGGGAAAGCGATCATCAAGAAGCTCCAAAACAACCTTCCGTTGACACGACAAGAGTACCGACAAATGAATCGTCTTACCGTTGGTCTAAAACGAAAAGATTGTTTAACTTTGGAGGGAAGTGTCTCAGTGAGTGATAGTGGCATCGCTTATCTAACCGATGATAAGCTCTACAGCACGGAGACTGGAATACAGATAATCGACAGGACATTAATATTCACGACAGCATAA
- the cas4 gene encoding CRISPR-associated protein Cas4 produces MRHYSDEELLTISEIQHYCFCPRQWQLITLEQLWHDNHLTALGQILHKRVDQPELSARVGDTITMRRVPLVSYSLGLYGLSDAVELTPLRDHSLRPFRHPKYPGAWQATPVEYKRGKPKTHLADKLQLCAQVIALEEMYQVTIPYGALYYGETRHRLQVEMDDTLRAACYEVARKMHEAFAQRTPIPAHYTRQCRSCSLIDECMPRIASHRSAKSYLKHHDILTL; encoded by the coding sequence ATGAGACACTACAGCGACGAGGAGCTACTGACGATCTCCGAGATACAGCACTACTGCTTCTGTCCACGTCAGTGGCAACTGATCACCCTAGAGCAGCTATGGCACGACAACCACCTCACTGCGCTAGGGCAGATCCTCCACAAGCGTGTAGATCAGCCGGAGCTGAGTGCTCGTGTGGGGGACACGATCACTATGAGGCGGGTGCCGCTCGTCTCCTACTCTTTGGGACTATACGGGCTGTCCGATGCGGTCGAGCTGACCCCGCTACGGGATCATAGCTTGCGCCCCTTCCGACACCCTAAGTACCCCGGGGCGTGGCAGGCGACTCCTGTCGAATACAAGCGTGGCAAGCCTAAGACTCACCTCGCAGACAAACTACAGCTCTGCGCTCAGGTCATAGCTCTTGAAGAGATGTACCAAGTCACTATTCCCTACGGAGCTCTTTACTATGGAGAGACACGGCATCGCCTACAGGTCGAAATGGACGACACCCTGCGGGCAGCGTGCTACGAGGTCGCGCGTAAGATGCACGAGGCTTTTGCGCAGCGCACGCCTATACCAGCGCACTACACCCGTCAGTGCCGTTCCTGCTCTCTCATCGATGAGTGCATGCCTCGTATCGCATCACACCGATCGGCCAAGAGCTACCTAAAGCATCACGACATACTCACCTTATGA
- the cas7c gene encoding type I-C CRISPR-associated protein Cas7/Csd2, with product MLQNRYDFILLFDVKDGNPNGDPDSDNLPRVDPETGEGLVTDVCIKRKVRNYIQMATDQGIFVRENSVLNDSINAAVEEATGKDAKTKNATDRDKARALMCQKYYDIRAFGAVLSTGNNAGQVRGPIQLTFARSIDPIFPHEHTITRMAATDTKEQKANEEADDKGGNRTMGRKATVPYGLYKMYGFVTPHFAEDTGFTEDDLQLFWEALKNMFDLDHSAARGLMSLQKLIVFKHDSPLGNAPAHKLFERVTIARREGLTSPARDFSDYTVQIDRDGLQGVQVDDIELV from the coding sequence ATGCTACAGAATAGATATGACTTCATCCTGCTCTTTGACGTCAAGGATGGCAACCCAAATGGAGATCCCGATAGTGACAACTTGCCTCGTGTAGACCCTGAGACTGGCGAGGGACTCGTCACTGATGTGTGTATCAAGCGCAAGGTGCGCAACTACATACAGATGGCAACTGATCAAGGTATCTTCGTCAGAGAGAACTCCGTCCTCAATGACTCCATCAATGCGGCGGTCGAAGAGGCTACAGGCAAAGATGCTAAGACGAAAAACGCTACAGACCGTGACAAGGCGCGTGCTCTTATGTGTCAGAAGTACTACGACATACGAGCTTTCGGAGCCGTCCTCTCCACGGGCAACAACGCTGGTCAGGTGCGTGGTCCCATTCAGCTAACCTTTGCGCGCTCCATTGATCCGATCTTCCCTCACGAGCATACCATCACACGTATGGCTGCCACAGATACTAAGGAGCAGAAGGCCAACGAAGAGGCTGACGACAAGGGTGGCAACCGCACTATGGGGCGCAAAGCTACAGTACCCTACGGGCTATATAAAATGTATGGCTTCGTGACGCCACACTTTGCAGAGGATACAGGCTTTACGGAGGATGACTTGCAGCTCTTCTGGGAGGCACTCAAGAATATGTTCGACCTAGATCACTCAGCAGCCCGTGGACTCATGAGCCTGCAGAAGTTGATCGTCTTTAAGCACGACTCGCCTCTGGGCAATGCGCCTGCGCACAAGCTCTTCGAGCGTGTCACCATAGCACGGCGAGAGGGACTCACGAGCCCCGCACGAGACTTCTCCGACTACACCGTCCAGATCGATCGCGACGGACTCCAGGGTGTCCAGGTCGATGACATCGAGCTCGTCTAG
- the cas5c gene encoding type I-C CRISPR-associated protein Cas5c, with protein MEEYIDKEYCLRVRGPFACFTRPEMKVERVSYDVITPSAARAIFQAIYWKPAIRWEITKIEVLAPIKRFTIKRNEVASIMSKGSTGINISEDRRQRASYILRDVDYRIYAKMVYIPVRNRSASCQKHYNEEYSEAERKAENPRKYQEIFERRAKAGQCFTMPYLGCREFTCSFEYVDLEHGETSLEPKPIPESRDLSIMLYDMDFERDRKNPPAMFYHAQMTEGVILVPPMDSNEILR; from the coding sequence ATGGAAGAGTATATAGATAAGGAGTACTGCCTGCGTGTGCGTGGTCCCTTCGCTTGCTTCACACGCCCCGAGATGAAGGTGGAGCGTGTCAGCTATGATGTGATCACGCCTAGTGCAGCGCGAGCCATCTTTCAGGCAATCTACTGGAAGCCCGCCATACGCTGGGAGATCACGAAGATAGAGGTGCTAGCCCCAATCAAGCGGTTTACCATCAAGCGAAATGAGGTGGCCTCTATTATGAGCAAAGGGAGCACAGGCATCAACATTTCAGAGGATCGTAGACAACGTGCCTCCTACATTTTACGTGACGTGGACTATCGAATCTATGCTAAGATGGTCTACATACCCGTGAGGAACCGCTCAGCTAGCTGTCAGAAGCACTACAACGAGGAGTACAGCGAAGCCGAGCGCAAGGCGGAGAACCCCAGAAAGTACCAAGAGATCTTCGAGCGCAGAGCCAAGGCTGGGCAATGCTTCACGATGCCTTACCTAGGGTGCCGTGAGTTCACCTGCTCCTTTGAGTATGTAGACCTAGAGCATGGTGAGACATCCCTAGAGCCCAAGCCTATTCCTGAGAGTCGCGACCTGAGCATCATGCTCTACGATATGGACTTCGAGCGGGATCGGAAGAATCCCCCAGCTATGTTTTACCATGCGCAGATGACCGAGGGCGTCATCCTCGTTCCCCCGATGGATAGTAATGAGATACTGAGATGA
- a CDS encoding SPFH domain-containing protein yields MEASLIVLGVLVLLVIYIIAKGLVIVQQSETMIIERLGRYLKTLPSGINLIIPFIDKPRPMVWRITASSSKGGTLVRFINTDRIDLRENVYDFARQSVITRDNVVTEINAVLYFQIVEPLKAVYEISNLPVAIEMLTQTSLRNVIGEMDLDETLTSRDTINNKLRDILDEATNKWGVKVNRVELQDINPPRDIRDAMEKQMRAERDKRAQVLTAEGQKEAMIRESEGRMTESVNHAEGEKKAQILAAEADARATILRAEAEAEAIERITTAVASTGSNPTQYLIAMRYLDTLEKIGRNSSDKTLFLPYEATGILSALGGIKEVSASEVGNLLTKVGKH; encoded by the coding sequence ATGGAAGCATCCCTCATCGTACTGGGCGTACTCGTCCTGCTCGTCATCTACATCATCGCCAAGGGGCTAGTCATCGTCCAGCAGTCTGAGACGATGATCATAGAGCGGCTCGGACGCTATCTCAAGACCCTTCCCTCGGGTATCAACCTGATCATTCCTTTCATCGATAAGCCACGCCCTATGGTTTGGCGTATCACAGCTTCATCCAGCAAGGGCGGTACGCTCGTGCGCTTTATCAATACTGACCGCATCGACCTACGAGAGAACGTCTACGACTTCGCCCGTCAGAGCGTCATCACCCGTGATAACGTTGTCACGGAGATTAACGCGGTTCTTTATTTCCAGATCGTCGAGCCACTCAAAGCGGTCTACGAGATCTCCAACCTCCCCGTAGCTATCGAGATGCTCACGCAGACCTCGCTACGTAACGTGATCGGTGAGATGGATCTCGACGAGACGCTCACCAGCCGTGACACGATCAATAACAAGCTGCGCGACATCCTAGACGAAGCGACCAATAAGTGGGGAGTCAAGGTGAATCGCGTGGAGCTGCAAGACATCAACCCGCCCCGAGACATCCGCGATGCTATGGAAAAGCAGATGCGTGCCGAGCGTGACAAGCGTGCGCAGGTACTCACCGCAGAAGGTCAGAAGGAGGCTATGATCCGTGAGTCCGAGGGTCGCATGACTGAGTCGGTCAACCATGCCGAGGGTGAGAAGAAAGCGCAGATCCTCGCAGCTGAGGCTGACGCACGCGCTACCATCCTCCGTGCAGAGGCTGAGGCAGAGGCCATCGAGCGCATCACCACAGCTGTCGCCAGCACGGGCAGCAATCCTACGCAGTACCTCATAGCGATGCGCTATCTAGACACGCTCGAAAAGATCGGACGCAACAGCTCCGACAAGACGCTCTTCCTCCCCTACGAGGCGACGGGCATCCTCTCTGCCCTCGGAGGCATCAAGGAGGTCTCCGCCAGCGAGGTGGGCAACCTCCTCACCAAGGTGGGCAAGCACTAA